Genomic DNA from Peribacillus simplex NBRC 15720 = DSM 1321:
CCTAACAGCACAGGAGCGTGCTTCCTACCTATATAAAATTGCGGATAAAATTGATGAACGTGCGGAAGAGTTAACGATTCTTGAAACAATGGACAACGGGAAACTTAAAGCAGAGGCGGGTTTCGATATTGCCGATGCCGCCGCGTGTTTCCGTTACTACGCTGGCTTGATCCTTCATCCAGAAGGTGAAACTTACCAAGTTCCCGCTCCCGTGCAAGCGATGGTTGTTCGTGAGCCAGTAGGTGTAGCCGGTTTGATTGTACCTTGGAATTTCCCTCTTTTAATGAGTGTCTGGAAAATCGCACCGGCCCTTGCGGCAGGTAACACCATTGTATATAAACCGGCTGAATTGACACCTGTAACTGCAATGAAATTATTTGAAATACTAGAGGAAGTAGGCATCCCTAAAGGTGTGGCTAATATGGTGATGGGCCGCGGCACTGTTGTCGGTCAAACCATTGCAGAAAGCAAGGATGTTGACATTGTTTCATTTACAGGAAGTACGGATGTTGGCCGCTCTATCATGAAAGCGGCTGCGGGCAACTTAAAGAAAATTTCCCTTGAGCTTGGCGGTAAATCGCCTAACATCGTTTTTGCAGATGCAGATTTAGAGACAGCCGTAGATTACGGATTATTTGGGATCTTCTTCGGTGCTGGCCAAGTATGTTCATCAGGTAGCCGAATTCTAGTTGAAGAAAGTATTTATGATGAATATGTAAAACGCTATGTGGAACGCGCAAATAAAATCAAAGTAGGACCTGGCCTTGCGGAAGACAGCAACATGGGGGCAATTGTCAGCGAAGCGCAAATGAATAGCATTTTGAACTATATTGAAATCGGGAAACAGGAAGGTGCGACACTTGCAGCAGGCGGTTACCGTCTTGTTGATGACGGCCTTGACAAAGGATACTTCATTGCACCGACTGTCTTCACCGATGTAACACCTGACATGCGCATCGTACAAGAGGAAATCTTCGGTCCAGTCGTTGTCATCCAAAAGTTTAAAGATGAAGCAGAAGCTATTAAACTTGCAAATGATACAGACTACGGACTTGCAGGCGGCGTCTTCACTAACGATGGGGCAAAAGGATTGCGCGTGATCAAGAAAGTACGGGCAGGCATCACATGGGTAAATGATTATCATCCAACATATGTCGAGGCGCCATGGGGCGGTTACAAACAGAGCGGGATTGGACGCAGTTTAGGAAAATACGGCTTGGATGAATACCAGGAAATTAAACAAATCAACATTAATCTCGATGTAAAACCGGTCGGCTGGTTTCCAAATTAAGCATTAGATTATAGAGGAAACAAACAACTTACCATAATCAAACCAAAGGGGTGCGGAAGTAAAAAATTCCGCACCCAATTTGAAATTTTGTCCAAGGTTAATCAATGACAGCCTCAATTTTACGAACCAAATGGTTCTCTTAAACCAGTTGGTCTAAAGTAATCATTTCTAGTTGTTCTTGCTGAGTAGAATCATGTTTAAAAAGCATCCTCATCACCCCAAGTTTTAACCTTCTATTTTAAAAAGACTGTAGGAGAAAGGGTTCTATCTAACTGTTAGAACAAAGTTGATTGGAGTGGAAGGTACGAGACTCCTGTGGGAAAAGCGTGGCAAAGGAGACCCCGCAGGCGCAAAGACTGCC
This window encodes:
- a CDS encoding aldehyde dehydrogenase family protein — its product is MTILETAVLELKNYIDGKWQNSSSNEVIPVINPATQEVIARAPRATKEDTENAISVAKAAFESGIWSGLTAQERASYLYKIADKIDERAEELTILETMDNGKLKAEAGFDIADAAACFRYYAGLILHPEGETYQVPAPVQAMVVREPVGVAGLIVPWNFPLLMSVWKIAPALAAGNTIVYKPAELTPVTAMKLFEILEEVGIPKGVANMVMGRGTVVGQTIAESKDVDIVSFTGSTDVGRSIMKAAAGNLKKISLELGGKSPNIVFADADLETAVDYGLFGIFFGAGQVCSSGSRILVEESIYDEYVKRYVERANKIKVGPGLAEDSNMGAIVSEAQMNSILNYIEIGKQEGATLAAGGYRLVDDGLDKGYFIAPTVFTDVTPDMRIVQEEIFGPVVVIQKFKDEAEAIKLANDTDYGLAGGVFTNDGAKGLRVIKKVRAGITWVNDYHPTYVEAPWGGYKQSGIGRSLGKYGLDEYQEIKQININLDVKPVGWFPN